TATTGATTTCATTGCTCTTGGGCGTATGGTCGCATAGTTCTTCCACTCTTTTCTTACTTGCATTCTCTTTTTATGTAACTCTTTTTACTCCTATTTAGAAATTTAATATGTCCTTACGTCCAACTTATTGATTTTCTTTACTTCTGTTCAACCTAAGTTAGCCCTACTTACAACCTCTATCACTCCAATACTACATTAACTAAATTCAATCTTATTTAACATCTTCCTCAACCAATTAGTTGTGTAATCTAGCTTCTTAGATAATTCTTTCAAGTTCTTACCATTGTAATTTTTTATAAGATATTCTTCTATATAATCTTTAGAATATAATCTCATTGGAAAGTTTACTTGTTGACCTCTAAAATGTTTATGTATTTTTAATGTATTCTCTAATCCTAGTAATTCAACTAACTCTTCGTATACTCCATTATAATCTGACTTATTCATATCTACTCCTCCTAAAATATAAAAAGAGTTAATGCTTCTTTTATTAGAAACATTAACTCTTTAATCAGATTTATAATATATATTTGACTACATCATTTAAAACAGTTGATTTAGTATTTCTTTGTTGTTTTTATTTTGAGTGTTATTATTTATTCTCACTTTCTGAAATCTCTGCTTTCTAGTATGTTATTGTTGCTTTCTGATGTATTTCTCTTTATTGCTACATTACATTTTTATCTATTCTTATTATTTATTATTGGTTATAACATCTTAATCATTATATATACTTCTTTTATTGGTATATATTTTTTATATCTATTTCTATTGTTATTATTTTATTATCTATTGTAATTTATTAGACTTTCTTAACTCTATTGATGTCAATTGGTATAGTTATTATAACTTCTTATTAATCTATTCTCTATTCTTTTTTCATGTTTTTATTTTTACTCTTATTATTGATTCTTACTTTCTTGATTTTTACCTTCTTACATATTTGTTTTTCTATGTATTTCTCTTATTGATAGATTATATTTATATCTACTTCTATTATTATTTTTATTATCTATTATTGATTTATGTATCTGTTAACTTAAAAGTGAGCCACCATGTTAATTCAAAACTGAGCCACCTACGATATAATGAACCCTATATTTAACGATGTAGGGAGGAAAGGTTTTGATCGATTTGGTGACGAAGCAGGCGGTTATTTTGAAAGTGGAAGTGGAAGGGGCGTCCCAGCGAGCGGTGGCAAAAAGTCTGGGGATTTCAAGAAATACGGTTAAGAAATATATACAGGAATATCGAAAAGCACGAGAGAATTTTACTGACCTTTCAGTGGAGAACTTCGCACTTACAGAAGCAATCCTGGAGAAGCCTTCTTACAATACCGAGAAGCGTTTCAAACGAAAACTGACCGATGACATGACGTCCCGGTTAGATTTCTATATCAAGAGAAACGCCCAAAAGAAGATCGACGGTCGAAAAAAACAGCAGATGAAAATTATTGATATGCATGAAGCTCTGTTGGAGCAAGGTTTTGACATTGGGTATACCACGGTACGAAATTACGTTCGGGAAAAGGAACAGATCCGAAAAGAAGCTTTCATAAGGGCCATTTATGAACCAGGGGTGGTCTGTGAATTCGACTGGGGAGAAGTAAAGTTGGAAATCGGCGGAAGGCTGAAGACCTATCAGTTGGCTGTCTTTACCATGGCCTACAGCAATTACCGGTTCGCCATGCTTTATCATTCGCAGCAAGCCGTTTGTTTTCAAGACGCCCATGTCCAATTTTTTCGGCAGTTGGCCCGGGTACCGCTTCAAATGGTGTATGACAACATGCGGACAGTCGTAAAGAAGTTTGTTGGAACAGAACGGGAGTTATCCCCCATCACCACGAGCCTGGCGGCCTTCTATGGCTTTCAAGTCCGCTTGTGTAACCCGCGAAAGGGAAACGAGAAAGGACATGTGGAACGCTCTGTTGAAGTGGTCCGACGAAAGGCATTCAGCCTGCATGATGCCTTTGACTCTTTCGAGCAGGCGAATGAGCATCTACAAAGCGAGCTCAGCAAACTGAATAACCGAACCAGAAGCAACAAGACGCCCAGCAGCCTTATTTTAGAAGAACAGGCGGCCATGACAGCGCCCATCGGTGATTTTGACGCAAGCGAGCTCCTCAACCTCAAGGTTGATAAATACAGTACCATCACGGTGAAACAGAACCACTACTCCGTTCCCGAAGCCTATGTCGGCAAGACGGTCCGAGTTAAAAGTGGGACAAACAGCATTCGTGTTTTTGACAATTACGAATTACTGGCGGAACACAAACGGATATGGGGCGTCCATGAATGGCAGATGGATCTTTATCACTATCTGACTACTTTAGGACACAAAAAAGGCGCACTTGAAAACAGCCAAGGTTTCAAGCAAGCGCCACAACAAATAAAATTTATCTACGAAAACTATTATAACAACAACCAAAAGGATTTTATAGCTCTATTACACTTCATCAGGGAAGAGAATAATCTCAGCGATATCATCGCCATTATCAAAGAATTAGAGAGAAAGCCTTTCTTCGAGATTTCAACCGAAAAGCTGATTTTTCTTTCCCAACAAAAATCGGAAGCTCCCGCCCGTCCAACGGGCAATCAGGCCATCATTGATAAATCCCTTGAGAATCTCAGCAATTACGCGAACCTACTCACTAAAAACAAGGAGAAACAAATCTCATGAGCCAACGAACGGAATTAGACAATCTCCTCTTACAGTTACGGTTGCCGGGCATTCGCAGGAAACTACGGGAAGCAACAGTGACGGAAGAGATGCACGCTATTTTATATGACTTATTCATGGTTGAGGTCGAAGAACGGGAACGGCGTTCCGAACACCGACGCATAAAAACCGCCCAGTTCCCCTATCAAAAAACGCTGGAAGACTTAACCGTCTCGTTTCTCCCGCCGGATGGGCAGAAATACATCCGGGAACTTTCTACCCTTTCTTTTATTAAAGAGGGTAGAAACGTTATTTTTTCCGGCAGTCCCGGAACCGGCAAAACGCATTGTGCCATCAGTTTGGGAATAGAGGCCTGTATGGCGGGTTACAAAGTTTGGTTTACCAGCGTTCCCTCCCTGATCAACCAGTTAAAGGAATTTCGTTCCGAACGGACGTTGAGAAGTTTTGAATTGAAGTTCCAAAAATATGATTTAGTCATTTTAGATGAGCTTGGCTATATTTCATTCGATAGGGAAGGCGCCGAACTGTTATTCTCGCACTTATCCCTACGTTCGAATGGACTGTCCACCATCATCACGACGAACCTTTCGTTCGATCGCTGGAATGAAGTCTTTCATGACCCGGTATTAACGGCAGCCTTAACCGACCGGTTAACCCATAGGGCCTATTTATTGAATATGGTGGGCGATTCTTACCGGTTGAAAGAAACGCTAGAGCTAACAAATATATAATTGCGGGGTGGCTCAGTTTTCAGTTGATAAATGGCTCACTTTTGAATTGACAAATACAGATTTATTGAATTTTATTAATTCTATTTATATTAATTGATATAGTTATTATATATTGATTATATTTTATTTATCTTATTGTATCTATTTATTACTTATTATTGAAATTTATTAATCATTTATTTTTATTTATAATTATTCTTAATTATTTTATTTACTTATTATTATATATAATTCTTATTAATTTATATTTATTATTTTATTTTTATTGAAATAGATTTTTATTAATCTATTCCAATTCTTATTTTTATTATAAGGCTTTAGCCCCCCTATCCCCCCGTTACTCTTTCCAAGTCCCAAGTCCTTAGTTCCTATTCCCTAGTCCCAAGTTTCATTATTTTTATGTTTTATCATTTCAATTCTTTTTATTTTTGAGTGAATTTAGTTTTTCCTATCACATATTATTTGTTATGACTTATCCTTGATTTCAAGTGGAATTATTGAGCCTAGGATTTCCTGTACCTTCAACCTCACATGGTCTTTCATGCCTTGTTATCCTAGGTTGTAATGTTATGAAGCTATTATTTACTGATTTTTCTTTATTACTTACCATCTTATTTAGAAAACATTCAATTTACCCTCTCTTCGCAGTTTTTCATTGCTATGGCTACATTTATTCACATTTTCTAAAATCTCTGTTTTCTGATGTGTTATCGTTGCTTTTTAGATGTACTTAGATTGATTGTAGTTACAATTTTTCTCTTTATCCTATTTTCAAGATAAATTACATATTTACTTAGACTTCTTCTATTCTTTATCCTCAATCTTATTCTTACTGAAAATATCGTCACTATCGTTATATCGATACTACTATTACAACGATATTTTTCAGTAGTTTATTATTGTTATAAAAAAAAAATTAGCTTATTGTTATAATATCATCACAGTGAATTTATTAATTCTTAATTGTGATGATATTATATATTAATTCTTGCACTTCTTAATTATTAGACAACTTCTTAGATTTTTTAATTGTAAAACATTCACTAGATATTTATTTAAAATCTAATGAATACTTAATAAAAATTTATTTATAGAAATTTTCTTATGAAATCCTTAGACACTCCGAACATAGCTGATGCATTAGATACTGCTTGTGCTTCTGATAAACCTGATGATATCATATCCAAGACTACACTTATTATCTTCAATACAAGTAAAAGATTCAACTATTTCACCTCCTTTAAGTAAGTGTAAATATATGAGTAACTATCCCTTACTGGTATAAGCTTGATTACATATTTACTTAACTCTAAATCAACATATAATAGAGTTTCATTATCATATCCTGTACCATTACATAGGCTAACTATATTATTAAAATTATCTATCAACTCGAATTGAATATAATTAAGTTCTTGTTGTAACTTTCTTAAATCTATTTCTCTTCTATTATTCAATTCAATTATTAACTCGCTAGGATTCCATTGGTTAGACAGCCTTCCATCATAGAAGTCGAACCTCATTACTCCAAGAAGTTCTTTACTATCATAATTAAAATATTTTTCTTTGCTCAACTTATTCATACGTCTTTACCTTCCATATTTATTAATATTCCCCAGTAAATAACATTATAGAATATTCTCCACTATCTATTACATACACCTTAATCTTATCATCTATCTGAACATCTTCTATCTCTATTTCATATGTGCATGAGTATTCAGGAACTTCTTGACTTTGATTTATTACAATCTTATTTCCTTCTTTTCTTAGCTTGAAAACCTGTAAGTAATCCAGTTCAACATTTCCTTCATCATTCAATTTATCAATCATGCTCCACATTATAAGTTGTAATCTTATATCTACCTCCTCATTTACACCTCTAGTTACATATCTATTATCTTTCTTGAACATATCTCTTTATCTCCTTTTCATTACAAGTTTTTATAGTCATCTTTCCTTTTCTTATTACACCTACACATAGAATTCTCTTCACGCCCTTTTACCTCCCTACAATAGAAAAAGTCTTAATCACTATCCTTATAGCAATTAAGACTTTTAGATTTTACTTATTTCTTGTTTTAACATTTCAATGAATCCTTCTGAAAATACTTTTCTGCTTATTGACTCTTTTATTAGCTCTATTAGTTCTAGTTCTGTTACATCAAGACTTCTTGGAATATATGTTTCATCACCTCTTCTAGTAGCTTTGTAGACACAGAACCTTACTTCATCTCGCTTTAGTTCTTTGATGTAGATTTTCTCTATTGAGTATGTGTACTCTCCTTCTCCAACTTTCCCTTGGCTTTTTATCTTGCAATATTTAGTTTCCTTGATTATCTTTTCTTCACTCTTCTTAGTCATGTTATTTACTCTCCTCATCTTATTCTAGTAGGAACTTAGAAAGTTCTTCTGTAGTTACTACTACAATTGCATAATCACTCGAAAGCAAAAATAGTGAAGAAGTCCAATTAACTCCTTCCTTACATTCAATAATATCAGTATATTCTGGTATTAAACCTTGTAACTTATCTTTCTTTAACATTTCGATAACAACGATATTTTCTGCTATAACTATATATCCTCCTAAATCTTTCTCTATATCTCTATTAGCTCCATAATTTTCACCTAATACATTAATGACGTCTAAAACATTACTGATTACTTCTATAGGATATCCTTTTAATTGATTTTTTAAATAAACCTTTTTCATTATAAATTTCTCCCTTCTAAGAAAGTAAAAAACTTTTACTTGTATACATAAATACAAGTAAAAGTTTGTTTTTCTAAGTTAATAATATATATTTAATTTATCTTTTAATACAGTAATTAACCTAATTCTAATATTGTAATTTAAAAGTGTTTTTGAAGATTTCTACAAAAAATTTACGAACCTTCTTGTATTGTTCAATCAAATTATCTTCATTTTTAATCCCTTATATTTATGATATTTTTTTATCCATTATCATAGAAATAATATATAACACTAATACTGGTGCTACTAATAATGAAGTACATACTATACCAATACTTACTGAAATATTTGTAGCTATGATTCCTATAATCGGTCCACCTAAAATTTGACCTAAGGAATTCATTTGTCCATTTATAGAAAGCACAGTAGCTCTAGAATTATCATCTATATGCCCATTTAACCACGCACTGAATATAGGTTCATTTATAATTCTAAAGGTATTTGTTGCCAAATAAGCTATTAACATTAAACTAAAGTTTCTTGTAAGAGCAAATATCAACATAGACGATATATAAAGTATATTTATGCATAATAATAGTTTTCCATTTTTCCTATTATCCTCATTCTTAAGATTCTTTGCCATAAAATGCATTACTATGAAGCTCAATATCATTCCTAAAATTCCAAAAATTCCAAACCAAGTCACTGAACTAAGGTTTCCAAGTTTAGGAAGTGTAGTATCTTGTAAAAAATGCGCATTAGAAAGTCTATCATAACCTTCACTTGATAATCCATAAAATAAAGTTACTGCAAGTAAAATCATAATTATAGATTTACTTTTTACAAATTTAAGACCAGATTTAAATGTATATACCATCTTTTTGAATGTATTTAAATCCCCAGGAGCAGATGGTTTAAAATTATTTTCTGGCATATATAACCATAAAAATAATGCAAGAATTATAAATAAAACTCCACTAACTATAATAGGAAGCCTTACAGAGAAATTAGCTATTACAGTGCTTAGTACTATTCCAATAAATGCTCCTATCTGCCCTGCTTGTGCTCCCTTTATATAAATTTCATCTAAATCTTTATTCTTCTCTTCTTCCGCAATCCAAGCTTCAAGCGAGCCACTGATAAAAGTAGACCCTAATCCCCATACAATCTGTGCTACAAGTACGAAAATAAAACTAGAAATAGAACCTTCTAAAATAAATCCCACTCCTGTTAAAACTCCCCCAATAACAATAGATAGTTTACGACTATACACATCTGCAACTATACCTGTAGGAATTTCAAATATAAAGCATGCTAATTCCAAAGTAGTTCCAACAAGTATAAGCTGAAGTGGATTTAAATGAACTATTTCAATGTGATACACTATCATAACTGTAGCTACTAACGAAAAACACATTGCTGTAATAGCTGAAAATAATAAATAAGTTTTATATGCTGAAAGTTTATTAACCATTAATCATCACCATCCTAGTATTTCTTAAAAAATTTGTTTGTTTTTCATAATCTTCATATTTAAATATATAAATCATCAAAATAATCTCCTTAAACAAAAAAAGCTGTAAATGAACATAATTCACAATTACCTCTTTGCGCATATTTACAACACCTTTACATTTATATTTTTTATGCTTATATTTTAGTATAATTATATTATATATAATTATAAAAATTTTTTCAATGCTATAGATTCTGAAAAACAAATTCTAATTTTCTCAAGTAGTGAAAAATGAAGAATCTATAAATAAAATTAAAATACCCAACAAAAATTCAAACTTTAGATTTTTGTAAGTTTCATTGCAAAAATTAAAGCACACCTATCGTCCATTTATATATCCAATTCTATCCAAAACCTCATTTATTTATGATACGGTTCGCCCTTCATAATCCGAAAAGCCCGGTATACCTGCTCCACCAACACCAGTCGCATCAATTGATGCGGGAAAGTTAATTTGCCAAATGATATTTCTTCGTTCGCTCGTTGAAGTACAGCCTTGCTTAATCCGAGTGAACCACCGATAATAAAGGTGATATCACTTTTACCTGTGATGCCGAGTTGGTCGATTTTTTTGGAGAAGTCAACGGAATCGTATTGTTTCCCATTAATGGCTAAGGCAAATACATAACTTTGGTCGGCTACTTTTGCAAGAATGCATTCGCCCTCTTTGTCTTTTACCATTTCCATTTCTTTTTCGCTTAGTGTTTCGGGTGCTTTTTCATCGTTTACTTCAATGATTTGTAGTTTGCAATAGCTGCCCAGACGTTTTGTGTATTCAGCAATACCTTGCTTTAAATGCTTTTCCTTCTTCTTTTCTTTAGCCGTAGACATAGTTGATACTAATGAGTTAATAAGTTTGCCAATATCTTTAGTATTTCCACTCTTCACTATTTGTTCTACAATAACTGTTACATTTTCAATAAATTGCGATGACAGTTTAGATTCCATCATCTTTTTAACCCAATCAATATCTTCAGCGCTTTTTTCACCGGTTTATATCTTTTCAAACACATAGATGCAACCTTCACCAATTGCTGCAACAATCGAGCCCGCCATGATCGCATTCAGCACACTTGCTCCTATGTTGATCCCTGGAATAGCTTTCAATGCACTGATTGCGGTTTTCGCTGCGACACTTACTGTTCCAACCTCAACAATTGAATTGAATAATTGTTTAGCTTGCTCGTCTTTATTGATTTCATAGAGTCTGGCTAGTGAGTTAATTTGGGCTACTTCGATTGGAGACAGGATTAGTGCATCAGCAATTGGAATAGGAATAGCTCCTACTGTTACTGCTGCTGTAGTTGAAGCTACAACGATACTTTGAGCAAGACTTTTTTTCTTTTAGCTTAAATTTATAAACGTCGTGGGCTCCTGCTCTTATCCCTTCTGGCATTAATACATTTGTTTTATCGATGAGTTCTGTTATCTCTTCAGGTGCTGCAAATGCTTCTTTTACCATTTCGATGTTCTCTACTCTTTCTGGAACAGAATAAGATTTCGTGATTACTACAATAACCGGAACTGTTTTCCACATAGCAGTCGCTCTTGATAAATTTTTGATAGCTTTTGGAAATAACTTCCGTGTTGTACCCTCCACACAAAACCAAATAACACTGATTGCCTGTTTTCCCTTAAGCAATGACGGTTCAAATCCAACCGTATCAATAATTCTAAAGGGAATGTCTTCACTCTAATATAACTCGAGCTTATCTGTTGTACCTGAAGTTCCATACCCCGTCTTCGCCTTCTCGACCCCAAGAACAGAATTAATTAAAGTTGACTTGCCTACCCCTGAATTTCCAATTACTAGCACATTTCCTCTTTTCATATCTATCCACTCCCTTCAATGTAAGATACTAGTACCTTATTATAGTCTATGTAATGATTGCTAATTGTGCTTGGTGTAATATTTTATTATATTTCTTATTACCTCAATACTTTTAGATTAAACAAGCCTTTTCCAAATTAATTTGTACGCTATCTGTCGGTTATAGCACCTCAAAAAGCTCGTGAAATTCTCTAATAAAAATCATCGATTCTAAAATTACCAACATTATACTTTCTCGATTTACCCACTCCAATTGGCAGTGTCGACGCCACTTTGTCAAGATTGTTGCTGCTTTATCAGCTTACAAGCACGATACATTTGGATGACCTTGTAGTCATTAAAATAAAAGTTGCAATTTTAATAATTCTCATATAAAATTAGTTCATCGGTTAGTTAGTCGACTAACTAACCAACAAACCATTATATAGGAGGCGCTATCGTTGGATTCAAATATTCCTATTTATTTACAGATTTCACAGTTTATAGAAAACGAGATCATTAGTAACCGTTTAGTTACAGATGATAAGGTTCCATCCATGAATGAGTTCTCCAAATCAATGAATGTGAACCCTGCTACTGCGGGAAAAGGATTGAATGAGCTCGTTGCTCAAGGGATTTTATATAAAAAGCGAGGGTTAGGTATGTTCGTTACAGAAGAGGCTAAAGCAATTATCGTCAGTCAGCGGAAAGATGATTTCACAAAAAATTTATTACCTGATTTTTTGAATGAAGCTAAGCAATTGAAGATAACGAAGGATGAATTACTTGAAATGATTAGGAGTGATTATAATGTTGAAGCTTAAAAACATTACGAAAAAATATGGAAATCACGTCGTATTGAATGATATTACAATAAATTTTGATAACCCTGAAGGCGTTTATGGTGTTTTAGGACGTAACGGAGTTGGAAAAACGACCTTAATGAAAATCATCTTCAACATGATCACCAACTATGATGGTGAAGTGGAAGTTAACGGACAGCCAGCGAAAAATAACGATGATGTGCTCCAGCATATTGTGTACGTTGGTGGGGAAGTCAATAAATATAATGGTCTTTTTCAAGGAAAGATTAAGGATTTACTAAAAGCTTACAGCCGTATGTATGATGCTTTTGATCGTGAATATGCAGAATCAATGTTCGAAAGTTTTGATATTAAATTAAAGAATAAATTTATGGAATTATCAACTGGGAATAAAACGCTAGTGCAAAATACATTAGGGTTAGCGACTCGGGCACCGATTACTATTTTAGATGAGCCAACAAATGGGTTGGATTCAGTGAACCGTCAGAATTTTTTTCGCTATTTAATGGAAGATTATGCAGAGCATCCACGTTTATTTATGCTTTCAACTCACTTAATTCAAGAAGTTGAGAATTATTTAACGAATGTCGTCATTTTGAAAAATGCCGAAGTGCTCATTGATGATACCCTTGAAAATATTCAATTAAAAGCACATACAGTGAAAAATGCGCGTGTTGAAAATAAACAGGTGATTAAAGAAACGACATTGGGCTCAAGTATTGAACAAGTTATTTATGATGATTTGTCAGACGAGGATATCGCACAAATTAAAGCCAACGGTGGCGAGTTAGAACCACTGGACTTACAAAGTTTATTTAACGCACTTGTGGAAAAATAAAGAGTATTAGAAGGAGGATATTATGAATCGTACAATTAAATATCAATTAAATAATGTAAAAACATCTTATTTATTTTCAGCATTGATTTCTTATGGGGGATTAGGACTATTTTGGCTCGTTGCCTATTTACTAGATCCAAGTATATTAGAAGGGATGACGAGTCAACCATTCTGGTTAAATGCCTTATCGGTTATTATCGCACCTTTTACTTTCTTATCGATTATGTATGCATTGTTTGATGGTTTGATGTTTTTTGATACAGCTATTCGTTTTGGTGTTTCAAGAACATCGTATTTCATCACACAATTGGTTGTATACATCATACTTTCACTATTACTTTCATTTGCGACAGGTGTGACTGAGGTTATGTGGGCAGGATCGGTAGGCAATTACTTTACGGCAATCGGTGAAAATTATCTTTCATTAGGTCACATTGCTGGCGAATTTACCGACAGCTTAGCTTTGGCAATTATGATGTTAGGTATTTACCGCTTTAAAGGAAAAGCATTTATTCCAGTGGTGGCTGTGTTTGGATTGGCTTTAATGGTTGTTTCTTTCGCAGGCGCAACAGGTAATTCTGCATTCATTCAAGTGTTCGTAAACGCCTTTGTATGGTTTACAAATAACCAAACGATCGCACTAGGATTAATTGGAGCTTTACTCATAGGGGTCTACTACTTATTCATCACAAAAACTGAAGTACAAGACTAATCCATAGGAGTACTAAAGGCAGACTTATTTTAAATTAAGCTGCCTTTTTGTTTCATTAAATTTTAATAATAGGCTATAATGGTTTTTGCAGTAATATTTTATACAGGAGGAGATTTATCTATGCTTAAAAAAGGTATCGCAGAATTTATTGGTACATTCGTACTTGTTCTTATTGGAACGGGAACAATCGTCCTAGGAGACGGTGGTTCAGGATTATTAGGAATTGGACTTGCTTTTGGTCTGGCTCTTGTAGCTATGGCATATAGCATTGGTACCATTTCCGGTGCACATATAAACCCGGCGGTAAGTTTAGCTATGTATGTCAATAAACGCATTAATTTGCAATTATTAGTAACGTATATTGTCGCTCAGTTAGCCGGCGCTCTAGCTGGTTCACTAACGCTAAAATTATTTTTGTCTCAATCAGGCTATGAATTAACAAATCTTGGCGCTAACGTATTGGCTGACGGCGTAACATTATTTGGTGGATTTATGATTGAACTTGTTTTAACCTTTATCTTTGTCTTAGTTATTCTAGTTTCAACTGGAAAAAATGGCGATTCACATTTCGCAGGACTTATTATTGGTTTAACATTAGCTGCTATGATCTTAATGGGCGGAACAACATCAGGTGCTTCATTAAACCCAGCTCGTAGCTTTGGTCCAGCAATCTTAGTGGGCGGAACTGCGCTATCACAACTATGGATGTACACCGTATCAACACTTTTAGGTGGCGCTCTAGCTGCAGTAGTCGCACGCTTTGTATTAGATTCTGAAGCAGGTACTCCTGGAGTAGAAGTAGAATAATAACAAAATCAGACAGACTATCTTTGGATAGTCTGTCTTTATTGTGTATGGAAACTGGCGCTATTCTCGAAGCACATAAATATCATTTGAAAGTGACACACACGATTTGGGTTGTGAGGGATGACGATGACGCATCTTATAGAGTTTTAACGCCCTGTGGTGTCTGTCAGGAACGTTTGTTTTACTGGGGAGAAGATGTAAAGGCAGCTATAACGACTACTGACGATGAACTCGTCTATAAAACATTAAAAGAAATACAGCCCTATCACTGGTATAAATCTTATGAAAATAGTTCTGATTCTCATTAAGTAAGAAATGATAAGGCTATGCTTGTAACTCTAAATAAAATAACGACTATCAAAAGCCCCTACATTAACACCTTTCTTGATGTTAATGTAGGGGCTTTATGATTTAGTATTGAGCTACTGCAAGAACTTCCCATTCCTCAAAATTTTGGCTTTCTGTAGAGAATGAATGAGATTCTAAATATTGCTTTGCAGACATCACTAATGGTGATGAATTGGAACTCGTTAATTTGTCTATGGGTACAAATGCGCATCCTACAGAATCTTGTCCATCAAACTCCGAAATCTTTCCTAACACACTTAAGTCTGAGGCAGTCATTTCATAAAAGATAGCGATATGTACATTGTCAGTATAGTGCTCATATTTCCACGGGTATCGGTAAGAGACTGACCCTAGCTGTCGTTTGATAGTAGCGTCTAATCCTGTTTCTTCCTTGACTTCACGTATGACGGCTTCCTCTAATAGTTCACCTTCTTCTAAACTACCTCCGCACAAATCATAGCGATTCGTATAAGGGCCACCATTTTTATTAATCACTAATAATTCTTTTTGGTTATGAATAACACCATAGACACCCATTGCTCGATGATACAATCTATCAGCTCCTAAGAAAATATAAATTTTATTCCACTTTACTTTTAAATCACCACATACAAACCAACACTAACAATTACTAGAATCATACCCGCTAATAAAAACAGCGGTGGCATTAAACTGCCTGCGTGACGTTCGACATAGTTTTGTTGGGGGTTATTTGGATTGTAATAAACGGTCAGTCTTGAGCCAATGTGGAAATGACTTTCTAAGGGATTCATAGAGACGTATCTATTTCGTTATATTATATTGGGGAATTTCATGGGTTAAATTATAAATATTGAGTTGCGGATTCACGCTGAGAGCTACCCCATACATGGCACTAACAGAGCCATCTGCCAAACCAAAATCCGTCTGTAAAACCAATTGTTTATTCACTTGTTTAATTCCTCCTTTATTTTTTCTCGACAAAAAAACCACGTCATACCGAATAAACGGTAAGGACGTGGTTAGC
This genomic interval from Jeotgalibaca arthritidis contains the following:
- a CDS encoding GntR family transcriptional regulator, which gives rise to MDSNIPIYLQISQFIENEIISNRLVTDDKVPSMNEFSKSMNVNPATAGKGLNELVAQGILYKKRGLGMFVTEEAKAIIVSQRKDDFTKNLLPDFLNEAKQLKITKDELLEMIRSDYNVEA
- a CDS encoding ATP-binding cassette domain-containing protein, with the protein product MLKLKNITKKYGNHVVLNDITINFDNPEGVYGVLGRNGVGKTTLMKIIFNMITNYDGEVEVNGQPAKNNDDVLQHIVYVGGEVNKYNGLFQGKIKDLLKAYSRMYDAFDREYAESMFESFDIKLKNKFMELSTGNKTLVQNTLGLATRAPITILDEPTNGLDSVNRQNFFRYLMEDYAEHPRLFMLSTHLIQEVENYLTNVVILKNAEVLIDDTLENIQLKAHTVKNARVENKQVIKETTLGSSIEQVIYDDLSDEDIAQIKANGGELEPLDLQSLFNALVEK
- a CDS encoding MIP/aquaporin family protein: MLKKGIAEFIGTFVLVLIGTGTIVLGDGGSGLLGIGLAFGLALVAMAYSIGTISGAHINPAVSLAMYVNKRINLQLLVTYIVAQLAGALAGSLTLKLFLSQSGYELTNLGANVLADGVTLFGGFMIELVLTFIFVLVILVSTGKNGDSHFAGLIIGLTLAAMILMGGTTSGASLNPARSFGPAILVGGTALSQLWMYTVSTLLGGALAAVVARFVLDSEAGTPGVEVE
- a CDS encoding cytidine/deoxycytidylate deaminase family protein, which encodes METGAILEAHKYHLKVTHTIWVVRDDDDASYRVLTPCGVCQERLFYWGEDVKAAITTTDDELVYKTLKEIQPYHWYKSYENSSDSH
- a CDS encoding NUDIX domain-containing protein gives rise to the protein MYHRAMGVYGVIHNQKELLVINKNGGPYTNRYDLCGGSLEEGELLEEAVIREVKEETGLDATIKRQLGSVSYRYPWKYEHYTDNVHIAIFYEMTASDLSVLGKISEFDGQDSVGCAFVPIDKLTSSNSSPLVMSAKQYLESHSFSTESQNFEEWEVLAVAQY
- a CDS encoding DUF3592 domain-containing protein, which encodes MNPLESHFHIGSRLTVYYNPNNPQQNYVERHAGSLMPPLFLLAGMILVIVSVGLYVVI